In the Kitasatospora terrestris genome, one interval contains:
- a CDS encoding SDR family oxidoreductase, with product MIVVTGATGQLGRLVVEGLLAKVPAAELAVAVRSPEKAAAWAGRGVAVREVDYGRPGTLAAAFGAGDRVLLISGSEVGARVPQHTAVVEAAKAAGVARLVYTGVLGGDEAGFALADEHKATEAVIRASGLPYTFLRNGWYTENYTANAAAAIEHGTVLGSSGDARIATASRQDFADAAVAVLTGEGHEGRAYELSGDTAWSFSEYAAELAAASGRPVAYRNVGAEEHRAALVGAGVPEVFADILVDVDAAIARGELARDRGVLSGLIGRPTTPLAETVRAALAG from the coding sequence ATGATCGTCGTCACCGGTGCCACCGGACAGCTGGGCCGCCTGGTCGTGGAGGGCCTGCTGGCGAAGGTGCCCGCCGCCGAACTGGCGGTGGCGGTGCGCTCGCCCGAGAAGGCCGCCGCCTGGGCCGGGCGCGGGGTGGCCGTCCGCGAGGTGGACTACGGGCGGCCCGGGACGCTGGCGGCGGCGTTCGGCGCGGGCGACCGGGTGCTGCTGATCTCCGGCAGCGAGGTCGGTGCCCGGGTGCCGCAGCACACCGCCGTGGTGGAGGCGGCGAAGGCCGCGGGCGTGGCGCGGCTCGTCTACACCGGCGTGCTGGGCGGGGACGAGGCGGGCTTCGCGCTCGCGGACGAGCACAAGGCGACCGAGGCGGTGATCCGCGCCTCCGGGCTGCCGTACACCTTCCTGCGCAACGGCTGGTACACCGAGAACTACACCGCGAACGCCGCCGCCGCGATCGAGCACGGCACGGTGCTCGGCAGCAGCGGCGACGCCCGGATCGCCACCGCCTCCCGGCAGGACTTCGCGGACGCGGCGGTCGCGGTGCTCACCGGAGAGGGCCACGAGGGCCGGGCGTACGAGCTGAGCGGTGACACCGCCTGGTCGTTCTCGGAGTACGCGGCGGAGCTGGCCGCCGCCTCGGGCCGCCCGGTGGCGTACCGCAACGTCGGTGCCGAGGAGCACCGGGCGGCGCTGGTCGGCGCCGGGGTACCGGAGGTCTTCGCGGACATCCTGGTGGACGTGGACGCCGCCATCGCCCGCGGCGAGCTGGCCCGGGACCGGGGGGTGCTGAGCGGGCTGATCGGCCGCCCGACCACGCCGCTGGCCGAGACGGTGAGGGCCGCGCTGGCGGGCTGA
- the rarD gene encoding EamA family transporter RarD, producing MATSTGREARVGLWNGFAAYGIWGLFPLFWPLLEPAGAVDILANRMTWSLVAVAVMMLVQRRWAWIRPLLAQPRRLALSVLAAAVISLNWGVYIWGVNSGHVVETSLGYFINPLVTIAFGVLLLRERLRRAQWVAVGIGAAAVAVLTLAYGRPPWIALVLAFSFGSYGLLKKKVALGGLESLALETAAMFPFAVGYLVWLAAHGRGTLLRTVPGEYGWGHSALLVLSGLITAVPLMCFGAAALRVPLTTLGLLQYLAPVFQFSIGVLVFHESMPPARWAGFTLVWAALAVLTWDALRRVRADRLATAGVPLPAPRYDRAAR from the coding sequence ATGGCGACAAGCACGGGGCGGGAGGCCCGGGTCGGGCTCTGGAACGGCTTCGCGGCCTACGGCATCTGGGGGCTCTTCCCGCTCTTCTGGCCGCTGCTGGAACCCGCCGGAGCGGTCGACATCCTCGCCAACCGGATGACCTGGTCGCTGGTCGCGGTCGCGGTGATGATGCTGGTCCAGCGGCGCTGGGCGTGGATCCGCCCGCTGCTCGCCCAGCCCCGCCGGCTCGCCCTCTCGGTCCTCGCCGCCGCGGTGATCTCCCTCAACTGGGGCGTCTACATCTGGGGCGTCAACTCCGGCCACGTCGTCGAGACCAGCCTCGGCTACTTCATCAACCCGCTGGTCACCATCGCCTTCGGCGTCCTGCTGCTGCGCGAGCGGCTGCGCCGCGCCCAGTGGGTCGCGGTCGGCATCGGCGCGGCTGCCGTCGCCGTGCTGACCCTCGCCTACGGCCGGCCGCCGTGGATCGCGCTCGTCCTCGCCTTCTCCTTCGGCAGCTACGGCCTGCTGAAGAAGAAGGTCGCGCTCGGCGGCCTGGAGAGCCTCGCGCTGGAGACCGCCGCGATGTTCCCGTTCGCGGTCGGCTACCTGGTCTGGCTCGCCGCCCACGGCCGGGGCACCCTCTTGCGGACCGTGCCCGGCGAGTACGGCTGGGGCCACTCCGCGCTGCTGGTCCTCAGCGGGCTGATCACCGCCGTCCCGCTGATGTGCTTCGGCGCCGCCGCGCTCCGCGTCCCGCTGACCACCCTCGGCCTGCTGCAGTACCTGGCCCCGGTGTTCCAGTTCTCGATCGGCGTCCTGGTCTTCCACGAGTCCATGCCGCCCGCCCGCTGGGCCGGCTTCACCCTGGTGTGGGCGGCCCTCGCGGTGCTCACCTGGGACGCGCTGCGCCGGGTCCGCGCCGACCGCCTGGCCACCGCCGGCGTGCCGCTGCCCGCTCCGCGGTACGACCGCGCGGCCCGCTGA
- a CDS encoding ABC transporter substrate-binding protein, whose amino-acid sequence MPISRRSLLLGGGALATLGVVSRCGRATAARAEAAGPAGLLEVATPWSTGPEANGLLALLADFKGRAPNVTFVPAPAGADPAARMAAGNPPDCFLTRGGAELSAYAAAGRLEPLDALYDREGWAERLPDGLLPRLGAGPVRYAVPVGVRRTNLLWSSSAVLDGAGADPAPRTFPALLDALRKVAATGCHGLALGGPECLEQLLETVLLDALGPEAWTALWQDGRGWSAPRVATALRGLDELLGYSNLAHGGPTPGTWADATRLLGSGQAGYQLTGDWAEGMLREVLGLRAFSGYRWVAAPGTGRVYQCRVDAFALPRGVRHRDAALVWLAECGSSDGQLALNGARGAVPARIDLPATARALFGPYPRWSLEEWGVLPPLDSLAHGGLVGPSRRAGIDAALAEYLEQRDPDRLRTALSG is encoded by the coding sequence GTGCCGATCAGCCGTCGAAGTCTTCTGCTGGGCGGCGGCGCCCTGGCGACGCTGGGCGTGGTCTCGCGGTGCGGCCGGGCGACCGCCGCCCGGGCCGAGGCCGCGGGCCCCGCGGGCCTGCTGGAGGTCGCCACGCCCTGGTCGACGGGCCCGGAGGCGAACGGCCTGCTGGCGCTGCTCGCGGACTTCAAGGGCCGGGCGCCGAACGTGACCTTCGTGCCGGCCCCCGCGGGCGCGGACCCGGCGGCCCGGATGGCCGCCGGGAACCCGCCGGACTGCTTCCTGACCCGGGGCGGCGCGGAGCTGTCGGCGTACGCCGCCGCGGGCCGGCTGGAGCCGCTGGACGCGCTGTACGACCGGGAGGGCTGGGCCGAGCGGCTGCCGGACGGGCTGCTCCCCCGCCTCGGCGCGGGGCCGGTCCGGTACGCCGTCCCGGTGGGCGTGCGCCGGACCAACCTGCTCTGGTCCTCCTCCGCCGTGCTCGACGGGGCGGGTGCGGACCCGGCGCCGCGGACCTTCCCGGCCCTGCTGGACGCGCTGCGCAAGGTCGCCGCGACCGGCTGCCACGGGCTGGCGCTGGGCGGCCCGGAGTGCCTGGAGCAGCTGCTGGAGACGGTGCTGCTGGACGCGCTCGGCCCGGAGGCCTGGACCGCGCTGTGGCAGGACGGCCGGGGCTGGTCGGCGCCGCGGGTGGCGACCGCGCTGCGCGGGCTGGACGAGCTGCTGGGGTACTCCAACCTGGCGCACGGCGGCCCGACGCCGGGCACCTGGGCGGACGCCACCCGGCTGCTGGGGTCCGGGCAGGCGGGCTACCAGCTGACCGGCGACTGGGCCGAGGGCATGCTGCGGGAGGTGCTGGGGCTGCGGGCGTTCAGCGGCTACCGCTGGGTCGCGGCGCCCGGTACGGGCCGGGTGTACCAGTGCCGGGTGGACGCGTTCGCGCTGCCCCGGGGGGTGAGGCACCGGGACGCGGCGCTGGTGTGGCTCGCCGAGTGCGGCAGCTCGGACGGCCAGCTGGCGCTGAACGGGGCGCGCGGCGCCGTCCCGGCCCGGATCGACCTGCCGGCCACCGCCCGGGCGCTGTTCGGCCCGTACCCGCGCTGGTCTCTGGAGGAGTGGGGGGTGCTGCCGCCGCTGGACTCGCTCGCGCACGGCGGGCTGGTCGGGCCGTCCCGCCGCGCCGGGATCGACGCGGCGCTGGCCGAGTACCTGGAGCAGCGCGACCCGGACCGGCTGCGGACGGCGCTGTCGGGCTGA
- a CDS encoding DUF2092 domain-containing protein yields the protein MLENEDTAQAPQQTPHRARRRTAVRVAVPVAVAAAVATGVGLVPALASDSAPSLPAVSAEQLVAKVLSADTDTLSGTVKISADLGLPSQLLSMAGGASPVPGLDLGRAGGGSGGGGIGGTGIAPTGKALELLGGEHVVTVAADGPDRQRVVLPGGYQLVHNGDQFWAFDGKRNEGVHGVLPSGGGDGGKDARRGPEAGVPTPQELAKRFLSASAGTTTVTVDGTEKVADRAAYRLSVKPAQQGSTIAEVRISVDAERGVPLGVQVRTVDGSKVFDAHFGTVDFAVPSAKTFEFTAPKGAKVTEQGDAKEHSGEIAAALEQAKQEAAEQGAKPDGAKPEAKVIGEGWTSVLSVAGGGQEVGPAVKMLGKPVGGGTLVSTKVVNVLVTDDGRLFAGAVTLPTLQNAAK from the coding sequence ATGCTGGAGAACGAGGACACGGCGCAGGCGCCGCAGCAGACACCGCACCGCGCACGTCGGCGGACGGCGGTACGGGTGGCGGTGCCGGTCGCGGTGGCGGCGGCCGTGGCGACCGGCGTCGGCCTGGTGCCGGCGCTCGCCAGTGACAGCGCGCCGAGCCTGCCCGCCGTCTCGGCGGAGCAGCTGGTGGCCAAGGTGCTGTCGGCCGACACCGACACGCTGAGCGGCACCGTGAAGATCAGCGCCGACCTGGGGCTGCCCAGCCAGCTGCTGTCGATGGCCGGCGGCGCGAGCCCGGTCCCGGGTCTCGACCTGGGCAGGGCCGGCGGCGGGTCGGGCGGCGGCGGCATCGGCGGCACCGGCATCGCCCCGACCGGGAAGGCGCTGGAGCTGCTCGGCGGCGAGCACGTCGTCACCGTCGCGGCGGACGGGCCGGACCGGCAGCGGGTGGTGCTGCCCGGCGGGTACCAGCTGGTGCACAACGGCGACCAGTTCTGGGCGTTCGACGGCAAGCGCAACGAGGGCGTGCACGGCGTCCTGCCCTCCGGGGGCGGGGACGGCGGCAAGGACGCGCGGCGCGGCCCGGAGGCCGGGGTGCCGACGCCGCAGGAGCTCGCCAAGCGCTTCCTGTCGGCGAGCGCCGGCACCACCACGGTGACCGTGGACGGCACCGAGAAGGTCGCCGACCGGGCCGCCTACCGGCTCAGTGTGAAGCCCGCGCAGCAGGGCTCGACCATCGCCGAGGTGCGGATCTCGGTGGACGCGGAGCGCGGTGTGCCGCTCGGCGTCCAGGTGCGGACGGTGGACGGGTCGAAGGTGTTCGACGCGCACTTCGGCACGGTGGACTTCGCCGTGCCGTCCGCCAAGACCTTCGAGTTCACCGCGCCCAAGGGCGCGAAGGTGACCGAGCAGGGCGACGCGAAGGAGCACTCCGGCGAGATCGCCGCGGCGCTGGAGCAGGCCAAGCAGGAGGCCGCGGAGCAGGGCGCGAAGCCGGACGGCGCCAAGCCGGAGGCCAAGGTGATCGGCGAGGGGTGGACGTCGGTGCTCTCCGTCGCCGGGGGCGGCCAGGAGGTCGGCCCCGCCGTGAAGATGCTCGGCAAGCCGGTCGGCGGCGGCACGCTGGTCTCCACCAAGGTGGTCAACGTGCTGGTGACCGACGACGGCCGGCTGTTCGCGGGCGCAGTGACCCTGCCGACCCTGCAGAACGCGGCCAAGTAG